One Anopheles marshallii chromosome 3, idAnoMarsDA_429_01, whole genome shotgun sequence genomic region harbors:
- the LOC128710794 gene encoding transcription initiation factor IIB-like, with product MASNWSWSNTMIQCSYHPEANLIDDHHTGDMICSECGLVVGDRIINLSTEWRTFSDEKTKTNPSRVGTTDPFLQDIDLSTIMQSPSGTYSGQTTHRNFLKMDTNTRKLIFGFGEISAMAERINAPKSIVNHAKNIFKRVQETNKLQHRSIDAKVTACLYIACRQEGVPRTFKELCAVSSVSKKEIGRCFKLIVNDLATSLDHITSEDFMSRFCSNLRLPMEVQKAATHIAQTAFEMGIVSGLSPISVAAAAIYMATHVSEAVTSNKEIAEIAGVAEMTIRRAYKLMLPFAEKLFPENFHFYQHISLLPVY from the exons ATGGCTTCGAACTGGTC GTGGTCTAATACGATGATTCAGTGTTCCTATCATCCTGAGGCGAATTTGATTGACGATCATCATACCGGTGATATGATTTGTTCCGAATGCGGACTTGTTGTGGGTGATCGGATTATAAATCTGTCGACGGAGTGGCGCACCTTTAGTGATGAAAAGACTAAGACGAATCCGAGCCGTGTCGGTACTACTGATCCGTTCTTGCAGGATATAGATCTGTCTACGATTATGCAAAGCCCCTCAGGTACTTACTCCG GTCAAACCACCCATAGGAACTTCTTGAAAATGGACACTAACACGCGCAAGCTAATATTCGGTTTCGGTGAAATATCCGCAATGGCGGAACGAATCAATGCACCGAAATCGATAGTTAACCATGCCAAAAACATCTTCAAGCGAGtgcaagaaacaaacaagctgCAGCATCGTTCGATCGATGCCAAGGTAACGGCCTGCTTGTACATTGCCTGCCGCCAAGAAGGTGTACCACGCACGTTCAAGGAACTGTGTGCGGTAAGCTCGGtcagcaaaaaggaaattgGCCGCTGCTTCAAATTGATCGTCAACGATCTCGCTACCTCGCTCGATCACATCACATCGGAAGATTTCATGTCACGTTTCTGCTCTAACCTAC GTCTTCCAATGGAGGTGCAAAAAGCGGCAACTCACATTGCCCAAACCGCTTTTGAAATGGGCATCGTGTCGGGGCTGTCGCCAATTTCCGTAGCAGCCGCTGCTATCTATATGGCAACACATGTATCGGAAGCAGTGACGAGTAACAAAGAGATTGCGGAAATTGCTGGTGTAGCGGAGATGACTATACGGAGAGCGTACAAACTGATGTTACCGTTCGCCGAAAAACTATTTCCGGAAAATTTTCACTTCTACCAGCACATTAGTTTGCTGCCTGTCTACTAA
- the LOC128711958 gene encoding transcription initiation factor IIB encodes MASTSRDAHLNKVCCYSHPEAPLIEDYRAGDMICSECGLVVGDRVIDVGSEWRTFSNEKAGVDPSRVGGPENPLLSGGDLSTMIGPGTGPASFDAFGTAKYQNRRTMSSSDRALIAAFKEISTMADRINLPKTITDRANNLFKQVHDGKNLKGRSNDAKASACLYIACRQEGVPRTFKEICAVSKISKKEIGRCFKLTLKALATSVDLITTADFMSRFCANLDLPNVVQRAATHIARKAVEMDIVPGRSPISVAAAAIYMASQASDNKKTHKEIGDIAGVADVTIRQSYRLMYPHAAELFPEDFNFFTPIDQLPPV; translated from the exons ATGGCAAGCACATCAAG GGACGCCCATTTGAACAAAGTTTGCTGCTATTCGCATCCGGAAGCACCGTTAATAGAAGACTATCGGGCCGGTGATATGATATGTTCCGAGTGTGGGTTAGTGGTTGGAGACCGGGTCATCGATGTCGGATCAGAATGGCGTACCTTCAGCAACGAAAAGGCCGGAGTCGATCCGTCCCGTGTCGGTGGCCCAGAAAACCCACTGCTTAGTGGTGGTGATCTATCCACCATGATTGGTCCCGGAACTGGTCCTGCATCGTTCGATGCGTTCGGAA CTGCCAAGTATCAGAACCGTCGGACGATGAGTAGCTCCGATCGCGCCCTTATCGCAGCGTTCAAAGAAATTAGCACGATGGCAGATCGAATCAATCTACCGAAGACGATCACCGACAGGGCGAACAATCTGTTCAAGCAGGTGCATGATGGCAAAAATCTAAAGGGCCGATCGAATGATGCCAAAGCATCCGCCTGCCTGTACATTGCCTGCCGACAGGAAGGTGTGCCACGAACGTTCAAAGAGATCTGCGCCGTCAGTAAGATCAGTAAAAAGGAAATCGGTCGCTGCTTCAAACTTACGCTCAAGGCACTCGCTACCTCCGTTGATCTCATTACCACAGCAGACTTTATGTCACGCTTCTGCGCTAATCTTG ATCTACCGAACGTGGTACAGCGTGCCGCAACGCATATAGCACGGAAAGCGGTCGAAATGGACATTGTCCCCGGTCGATCACCGATCTCGGTGGCGGCAGCCGCCATCTACATGGCATCGCAAGCGtcggacaacaaaaaaacacacaaagaaatTGGCGACATTGCCGGTGTGGCTGATGTCACGATCCGCCAATCGTATCGATTAATGTATCCGCACGCGGCCGAACTGTTCCCAGAGGACTTCAACTTCTTTACCCCGATCGATCAGCTACCGCCGGTGTAG
- the LOC128710791 gene encoding fibrinogen-like protein 1-like protein: protein MVRYSCIVCLFLAALATAEQEDLTSNLTADLGTVRLKDIQLHLVQIHNKLNTLSSQMVTLMEQSCDRKTVISDCSEVSSAESGIFPLRLCTEPPYNVYCNQSFEGGGWLVIYNRLEGRDGTFNQTWEAYKRGFGHPDGEHFIGLDRLHTITYGASYEIAFLLTTNGEEQVGIYDYFEVDNERDYYPIRKLGSPRGPMRLFRNNNELHKFQTYDRNNLHSLARATMIEKECAFWFVDMPHSHDSYAFTEFCINLPRLKIMIRKRPSTV, encoded by the coding sequence ATGGTGCGTTACAGTTGCATTGTTTGTCTGTTTCTAGCAGCACTTGCCACTGCTGAGCAAGAAGATCTAACCAGCAATCTCACTGCGGATTTGGGTACGGTACGGCTGAAGGATATTCAGCTGCATTTAGTGCAAATTCATAATAAACTGAACACACTTAGCTCCCAAATGGTGACACTGATGGAGCAATCATGCGATCGTAAAACAGTGATATCCGATTGCAGTGAAGTAAGTTCTGCAGAGTCCGGTATTTTCCCGCTAAGACTGTGTACCGAGCCACCCTACAATGTGTACTGCAACCAATCGTTCGAAGGTGGTGGCTGGTTGGTGATCTACAATCGCCTCGAAGGACGTGATGGCACATTCAACCAAACGTGGGAAGCGTACAAACGTGGCTTCGGGCATCCGGATGGTGAACATTTCATCGGGCTCGATCGGTTACACACCATCACGTACGGTGCGTCGTACGAGATCGCATTTCTTCTGACGACGAATGGTGAGGAACAGGTTGGCATCTACGATTACTTCGAGGTCGACAATGAACGGGATTACTATCCGATCAGAAAACTCGGTTCCCCCAGAGGCCCTATGCGGCTTTTCCGTAACAACAACGAACTGCACAAGTTCCAAACGTACGATAGAAACAATTTGCATTCACTTGCCCGCGCAACAATGATCGAGAAGGAGTGTGCCTTTTGGTTCGTGGATATGCCCCATAGCCATGATAGTTATGCGTTTACAGAGTTTTGCATCAATTTGCCTAGATTGAAAATTATGATTAGAAAGCGTCCAAGTACGGTTTAA